One genomic segment of Nothobranchius furzeri strain GRZ-AD chromosome 10, NfurGRZ-RIMD1, whole genome shotgun sequence includes these proteins:
- the LOC107386818 gene encoding endonuclease domain-containing 1 protein, which yields MLPFPTGYLHMKFEDSQAVLDDYSDVVLYERGHLNPDQHQSTPHDRAATYTLTNVVPEIREFNIGPWREYEERIRVRLNSFCRGTAYIVTGVATRGNMIRRNNQDRVAIPEDVWSAYCCTEYDRNSPHVVRVLFLSHAALAKNAKESNSVNEMTVQDLEICLKNHMDVDQNLQIFYDNCISPSPLPLYLQHTI from the coding sequence ATGTTGCCCTTCCCTACTGGTTACCTCCACATGAAGTTTGAGGACAGCCAAGCAGTGCTAGATGACTACTCTGACGTTGTACTTTATGAACGGGGCCACTTGAATCCAGACCAGCACCAGTCCACTCCACACGACCGAGCCGCTACCTATACTCTGACTAATGTGGTCCCAGAGATCCGAGAGTTCAACATCGGGCCCTGGCGTGAGTACGAGGAGCGAATTCGAGTCCGTCTCAACAGCTTCTGCCGCGGCACCGCCTACATTGTCACTGGAGTAGCCACAAGGGGTAACATGATCCGCCGCAACAACCAAGACCGAGTGGCCATCCCAGAAGACGTGTGGTCTGCTTACTGCTGCACTGAATACGATCGCAACTCGCCTCACGTCGTGCGCGTCCTATTCCTGTCCCACGCAGCCTTGGCCAAAAACGCCAAAGAGAGCAACAGCGTCAACGAGATGACAGTCCAGGACCTTGAAATTTGTCTCAAAAATCACATGGATGTTGATCAGAACCTTCAGATCTTCTATGACAACTGCATCTCTCCATCACCTCTGCCTCTTTACCTGCAGCACACCATCTGA